GGGTGCCCGACGACGTCCTCGTGGTCACGGCGAGCGAGGACCCGACCTACGCGTCGACGTCACCGCCGGTCAGCACCGTCTCGCTGCGGCCGGCCGACACCATCAGCGCCGCCGTCGACGCGCTCGTCGCCACGTTGGCCGGGGGGTCGCCCTCGGTGCGCGACGACCTCACCACCGACCTGGTGGTCCGGCCCTCGTCGCTGCGTCGATCGGTGCCTGTTCGGGCCAGCTCGTCCTGATCCACAGCACCTCGGAGCCGAGCAGCCGCACCAGCACGAGGCCGCGGCCCCGGACGCGGGGCAGGAGGCCGACCTTGATCCGGCCGTGGCGGGTGAAGAGCTCCGTCACGACCTCGTCCCAGTCGTCCGGCGCGTAGGCGAGCCGGTCGACACGCCCCCTCTCCGCCGGGAACTCGTCGACCAGGTGGGCGCCCTCGCGTACCAGGTCACGTCCGTACGGCAGCCAGATGCCGTCGGCCAGGGCGAAGCGCGGGGCGTCGGCGACCTGCAGGCGCAGGTGCCCGAGCGCGTCGGGATGCCGGTGGGGATAGGTGAAGTCGCGGGCACCCATGGCGCCGCCTCTCGTTGCGCCCGCACCGCACCGGGTGTGCCGCGGAGGCGAGTGCCTCCACTCTACGTCGCCGCTCCTGTGGGCCTCGGGCAGAATCCAGGCGTGCAGCTGCGCCACGTCACCGGCTCGATCGCGGACTTCCACGCCCGGGTGATCCCGGACGACCTCGCCGACGCGGAGGTGTGGTCCTTCGAGCCCTCGGCCCCGGCCCTGGTCCTCGGCAGCGCCCAGGACCACACCACCGCCTCCGCGGCGGCGACCGCGGCCGCCGGCATCGACGTCGTACGACGGCGCAGCGGCGGCGGCGCCGTCCACGTCGACCCGGCCCGCTCGGTCTGGATCGACGTGGTCGTCCCGCGGCACCACGAGCGGTGGAGCGACGACGTGCGCGAGTCGGTGTACTGGCTGGGCGAGGCGTGGCAGCGGGCGCTGGCGCGCCTCGGGATCGCCTCCGAGCTCTACCGCGGTGGTCTCGAGCAGACGCCGTGGGGTCGGCTGGTCTGCTTCGCGGCGCTCGGTCCGGGCGAGGTGCTCGTCGAGGGCCGCAAGCTGGTCGGCATCTCGCAGCGGCGCACCAAGGCCGGCGCGCGGTTCCAGTGCATCGCCTACGACCGCTGGGACCCCTACGACGTCCTCGACCTGCTCGACATGACGGCCGAGGACCGGGCGGTCGCGGGCGCCGACCTGGCCGGCCGGGCCACGGGCGTCGGCGACCGACTGGCCGAGCTGCGGGCCGCGATCCTCGAGGAGCTGGTCGAGGGGTCGGGTCCTCCTCGGCGCGGACCCACCCCACCACCCATGCACTGAGAACATGGGTGCATGGAGCTGGACACGATTCGTGCATTCCTTGCCGTGGCCGACGGCAGCACCGTGACCGAGACGGCCGAGCAGGTGCACCGCACGCAGCCGGCCGTGTCGCGGGCACTGGCCCGCCTCGAGCGCGAGGTCGGCACCCCGCTCTTCCAGCGGGTCGGGCGCGGCCTGGTGCTGACGCCGGCGGGGCGCGAGCTGGCCGTGCACGCGCGGGAGACCGTCGAGTCCTACGAGCGCGGGGTGCGCTCGGTGCAGGACATCACCGCTCCGGACGGCGGCTTCGTGCCGGTGGCCTTCCTGCACACGCTCGGCACCTGGCTGGTGCCCGAGCTGATCCGCGAGTTCCGCGCCAGGCGGCCGCAGGTGCGCTTCGACCTGCGCCAGCACGGCGACGAGGGCCTGATCGACGACCTGCTCGGGGGCGCGGTGGACCTCGCCATCACCGGCGACCGGCCGGAGCTCGCACAGCTCGAGAGCCGGCGGCTGTTCCTCGAGCCGCTGCGGCTCGTCGTACCGCCCGACCACCGGCTCGCGCACCGGCGCACCGCACGCCTGCGCGACGTGCGGGACGAGCAGTTCATCGTGCTCAAGCCGGGCTTCAGCCTGCGCAGGGTCACCGAGGACCTCTGCGCCGAGGTCGGCTTCGCGCCGAGGATCGGGTTCGAGGGCGAGGAGGTCGAGACCCTGCGCGGCCTCGTGTCCGCGGGCCTCGGTGTCGCGCTGCTGCCCGAGCCGCGCGGCGGCGCGTCCCCGGCCGCGCCCTCGATCCGGCTCAAGGACGTGCGCGCGTCCCGCGAGATCGGGCTGGCCTGGGTCCGCGACCGCAGCCTGCCGCCGGCGTCCGCCCACTTCCGTGAGCACGTGCTGCGGACGAGTCGGAAGATCAATGTCTCTGACGCATAGATCAACCGAAAACTAGGCATTGGACGCATTCCAGCAGGGGACCTGAGGATGGTGACGGCCATCACCACCGACCCGAGGACCTCTGTTGACCGACATCGATCCTGCCGAGACCCAGGAGTGGCGCGACGCGCTGGCGGCCGTCCTGGAGTTCGAGGGCGAGGCGCGCACGAAGTACCTGCTCGACCAGGTGCTCGAGGAGGCCCAGCGTCTCGGCTCCCGTGTGCCGTTCGTGGCGACCACGCCGTACGTCAACACCGTCCCGGCCGACGCCGAGCCCACCCACCCGGGTGACCGCGCGGTCGAGCACCGGATCCGATCGGCGATCCGCTGGAACGCGCTCGCCATGGTGCTGCGCGCCAACAAGGACTCCACCGAGCTCGGCGGCCACCTCGCCAGCTTCCAGTCCGCCGCGACCCTGTACGACGTCGGCTTCCAGCACTTCTGGCACGCCCCGACCGAGAAGCACGGGGGCGACCTGGTCTACGTCCAGGGCCACCTCTCCCCCGGCATCTACGCGCGCGCCTTCCTCGAGGGCCGGCTCACCGAGGCCCAGCTCGACAGCTTCCGCCAGGAGACGGGCGGCAACGGGCTGTCGTCGTACCCGCACCCGTGGCTGATGCCGGACTTCTGGCAGTTCCCCACCGTCTCGATGGGCCTGGGCCCGCTGATGGCGATCTACCAGGCCCGCTTCCTCAAGTACCTCCACGCGCGCGGCCTCGCCGACACCGCCGGCCGCAAGGTCTGGGCCTTCCTCGGCGACGGCGAGACCGACGAGCCCGAGTCGCTCGGCGCGATCTCGATGGCCGCACGGGAGAAGCTCGACAACCTCGTCTTCGTCGTCAACTGCAACCTGCAGCGCCTCGACGGCCCGGTGCGGGGCAACGGCAAGATCATCCAGGAGCTCGAGGGCGTCTTCCGCGGCGCCGGCTGGAACGTCGTCAAGGTGATCTGGGGCTCCGGCTGGGACGAGCTGCTCGCCAAGGACACCACCGGCGCGCTCAAGCGACGGATGATGGACTGCGTCGACGGCGAGTACCAGACCTTCAAGTCGAAGGACGGCGCCTACGTCCGCGAGCACTTCTTCGGCGTCGACCCCGAGCTCGCCCAGATGGTGGCGGGGTGGAGCGACGACGAGATCTGGCGGCTCACCCGCGGCGGCCACGACCCGCAGAAGGTGTACGCCGCCTACGCGGCAGCGAACGCCCACACCGGCACCCCCACGGTGATCCTGGCCAAGACCGTCAAGGGCTACGGCCTCGGCGCGGCCGGCGAGGCGATGAACATCAGCCACCAGGCCAAGAAGGTCGCCGAGCCCGCGCTGCGGGCCTTCCGCGACCGGTTCTCGATCCCGATCGCCGACGAGCAGCTGCTCGACCTGCCCTACCTCTCCTTCCCGGAGGGCTCGCAGGAGCACGCCTACCTGCACGCACGGCGCAAGGAGCTCGGCGGCTACCTGCCCGAGCGCCGTCGTACGTCGAGCGCGCTCGAGGTCCCGGGCGTGGAGGACCTCGGCCAGACGGCCGGCTCCAACGGCCGCGCGATCTCGACGACCATGGCGTTCGTCCAGATCCTCACCAAGCTGCTGCGCGACAAGGAGATCGGCAAGCGGGTCGTGCCGATCGTGCCCGACGAGGCACGCACGTTCGGCATGGAGGGCCTGTTCCGGCAGGTCGGCATCTTCTCGCAGAGCGGCCAGCTGTACACGCCCGAGGACGCCGACCAGCTGATGTTCTACAAGGAGGACGCCAGCGGCCAGATCCTCCAGGAGGGCATCAACGAGGCCGGCGCGATGTCGTCGTGGATCGCCGCCGCGACGTCGTACTCCAGCAACGACACCCCGATGATCCCGTTCTACATCTACTACTCGATGTTCGGGTTCCAGCGGATCGGCGACCTGGCCTGGGCCGCCGGCGACATGCGCGCCCGCGGCTTCCTGCTCGGCGGCACCGCCGGGCGGACCACGCTCAACGGCGAGGGCCTCCAGCACGAGGACGGCCACAGCCACCTGCAGGCCGCGATGATCCCCAACTGCGTGGCCTACGACCCGACCTACGCCTACGAGCTGGCGGTCATCGTCGCCGACGGCCTGCGCCGGATGTACGCCGAGCAGGAGGACGTCTTCTACTACCTGACGCTGATGAACGAGAACTACGAGCACCCGCCGATGCCCGAGGGCGTCACCGACGGGATCCTGCGGGGCATGTACCTGCTGCAGCCCGGCAAGGGCCGCGGCGCAGCGAAGGTCGACCTGCTCGGCTCGGGCACCATCCTGCGCGAGGTGCTGGCCGCGGCCGAGCTGCTCGCCAAGGACTTCAAGGTCAA
This genomic interval from Nocardioides kongjuensis contains the following:
- the aceE gene encoding pyruvate dehydrogenase (acetyl-transferring), homodimeric type, with protein sequence MTDIDPAETQEWRDALAAVLEFEGEARTKYLLDQVLEEAQRLGSRVPFVATTPYVNTVPADAEPTHPGDRAVEHRIRSAIRWNALAMVLRANKDSTELGGHLASFQSAATLYDVGFQHFWHAPTEKHGGDLVYVQGHLSPGIYARAFLEGRLTEAQLDSFRQETGGNGLSSYPHPWLMPDFWQFPTVSMGLGPLMAIYQARFLKYLHARGLADTAGRKVWAFLGDGETDEPESLGAISMAAREKLDNLVFVVNCNLQRLDGPVRGNGKIIQELEGVFRGAGWNVVKVIWGSGWDELLAKDTTGALKRRMMDCVDGEYQTFKSKDGAYVREHFFGVDPELAQMVAGWSDDEIWRLTRGGHDPQKVYAAYAAANAHTGTPTVILAKTVKGYGLGAAGEAMNISHQAKKVAEPALRAFRDRFSIPIADEQLLDLPYLSFPEGSQEHAYLHARRKELGGYLPERRRTSSALEVPGVEDLGQTAGSNGRAISTTMAFVQILTKLLRDKEIGKRVVPIVPDEARTFGMEGLFRQVGIFSQSGQLYTPEDADQLMFYKEDASGQILQEGINEAGAMSSWIAAATSYSSNDTPMIPFYIYYSMFGFQRIGDLAWAAGDMRARGFLLGGTAGRTTLNGEGLQHEDGHSHLQAAMIPNCVAYDPTYAYELAVIVADGLRRMYAEQEDVFYYLTLMNENYEHPPMPEGVTDGILRGMYLLQPGKGRGAAKVDLLGSGTILREVLAAAELLAKDFKVKADVWSVPSFTELRRDGLATERWNTLHPLEEPRTSYVAQCLAGRSGTVVAATDYMKAYADQIRGFVPGSYTALGTDGFGRSDYRRNLRRHFEVDRHFIAVTALRRLADAGVVTPDVVAEAIEKYGIDPDRADPAHA
- a CDS encoding LysR family transcriptional regulator, whose protein sequence is MELDTIRAFLAVADGSTVTETAEQVHRTQPAVSRALARLEREVGTPLFQRVGRGLVLTPAGRELAVHARETVESYERGVRSVQDITAPDGGFVPVAFLHTLGTWLVPELIREFRARRPQVRFDLRQHGDEGLIDDLLGGAVDLAITGDRPELAQLESRRLFLEPLRLVVPPDHRLAHRRTARLRDVRDEQFIVLKPGFSLRRVTEDLCAEVGFAPRIGFEGEEVETLRGLVSAGLGVALLPEPRGGASPAAPSIRLKDVRASREIGLAWVRDRSLPPASAHFREHVLRTSRKINVSDA
- a CDS encoding DUF5994 family protein, with the translated sequence MGARDFTYPHRHPDALGHLRLQVADAPRFALADGIWLPYGRDLVREGAHLVDEFPAERGRVDRLAYAPDDWDEVVTELFTRHGRIKVGLLPRVRGRGLVLVRLLGSEVLWIRTSWPEQAPIDAATRAGPPGRW
- a CDS encoding lipoate--protein ligase family protein; translated protein: MQLRHVTGSIADFHARVIPDDLADAEVWSFEPSAPALVLGSAQDHTTASAAATAAAGIDVVRRRSGGGAVHVDPARSVWIDVVVPRHHERWSDDVRESVYWLGEAWQRALARLGIASELYRGGLEQTPWGRLVCFAALGPGEVLVEGRKLVGISQRRTKAGARFQCIAYDRWDPYDVLDLLDMTAEDRAVAGADLAGRATGVGDRLAELRAAILEELVEGSGPPRRGPTPPPMH